One Pseudomonadota bacterium genomic window carries:
- a CDS encoding CoA transferase subunit B yields MALSRVQIAQRVASELRDGYYVNLGIGIPTLVANYIPADIEVMLQSENGLLGMGPFPLDEEVDADLINAGKQTVTAIIGAAYFSSAESFAMIRGAHVDLTVLGAFEIDQNGSIASWMIPGKLVKGMGGAMDLVAGTENIVVTMTHASKSGQSKLLESCTLPLTGVNCIRKVITDLGYLEIHDGAFHLMERAPGVSVEEIQEKTAGRLIVDGDVPEMRLG; encoded by the coding sequence ATGGCACTAAGCAGAGTACAGATTGCCCAGCGGGTCGCGTCCGAGTTACGCGATGGTTATTACGTCAACCTGGGCATCGGGATCCCGACGCTGGTCGCCAACTACATTCCCGCAGACATCGAGGTCATGCTGCAATCGGAGAACGGCTTGCTGGGCATGGGCCCTTTCCCGCTCGATGAGGAAGTCGATGCCGACCTGATCAACGCGGGCAAACAGACCGTGACGGCGATCATCGGCGCCGCCTATTTTTCATCGGCGGAAAGTTTCGCGATGATCCGCGGCGCGCATGTGGACCTGACGGTACTCGGTGCATTCGAAATCGATCAGAACGGCAGCATCGCCTCATGGATGATCCCCGGAAAATTGGTCAAGGGCATGGGCGGCGCCATGGACCTGGTCGCCGGAACCGAGAACATCGTCGTGACAATGACCCACGCCAGCAAATCGGGCCAGTCTAAATTGCTGGAATCGTGCACCCTGCCGCTGACCGGCGTGAACTGTATCCGCAAGGTCATTACCGATCTTGGCTACCTGGAAATTCACGACGGCGCGTTCCATTTGATGGAACGGGCGCCCGGCGTATCGGTCGAGGAAATCCAGGAGAAAACCGCGGGCCGGTTGATCGTCGATGGCGACGTGCCGGAGATGCGGCTCGGCTGA
- a CDS encoding CoA transferase subunit A, whose amino-acid sequence EMEVILTPQGTLAEKIRAGGAGIPAFYTATGYGTDVAKGKDTREFNGRNYVLEESLTADYSLVKAWKADTMGNLVYRMTAQNFNPMMATAGKITVAEVEEIVEPGELDPEHIHTPGIFVQRLIKGTFEKRIEQRTVRSA is encoded by the coding sequence GAAATGGAAGTCATCCTGACGCCGCAGGGCACGCTGGCGGAAAAAATCCGTGCCGGCGGCGCCGGCATACCCGCTTTTTATACCGCAACCGGTTATGGCACGGATGTCGCCAAGGGCAAAGACACCCGCGAATTCAACGGGCGCAACTATGTGCTCGAGGAGTCGCTGACCGCGGATTATTCGCTGGTCAAGGCGTGGAAAGCAGACACCATGGGCAACCTGGTCTATCGAATGACGGCGCAGAATTTCAACCCGATGATGGCGACCGCCGGCAAGATTACCGTGGCGGAAGTCGAGGAAATCGTCGAACCGGGCGAACTGGACCCGGAGCACATACATACGCCGGGAATCTTCGTCCAGCGCCTGATCAAAGGCACGTTTGAGAAGCGCATCGAACAACGAACCGTCCGCAGCGCCTGA
- a CDS encoding AFG1 family ATPase: MEASPTPREQYARALEDPDFVADAAQKKAIEALHRIYLQLIAKPASLSPWRRLRLALSRNTKIPPVQGLYLWGGVGRGKTPLMDMFYRALPFRQKQRRHFHRFMYELHARLKNPKHRQDPVKDIAAQIAKDTRVICFDEFFVSDIADAMLLGTLFRELFRRGVTLVATSNTPPSLLYQGGLQRERFLPGITAIETHCQVMELEGAEDFRLRILDEAEIYHAPLDLQAEANLAEYFEKISCHGGKADQNLMVCGRTIATRRLANSIAWFDFAALCDGPRSQDDYLELARGFHTILVSGVPAMDSADNDRARRFIALVDEFYDRKVKLILSAAVPAEQLYRGERLAFEFRRTVSRLAEMQTHAYLGQAHLA; encoded by the coding sequence ATGGAAGCCAGCCCGACCCCCCGGGAGCAGTATGCACGAGCGCTGGAGGACCCGGACTTCGTTGCGGACGCCGCTCAGAAAAAGGCCATCGAGGCGCTGCATCGAATCTATCTGCAGTTGATCGCCAAACCGGCCTCGCTGTCGCCCTGGCGGCGGTTGCGCCTCGCGCTCTCTCGCAACACCAAAATCCCACCCGTCCAAGGCCTTTACCTTTGGGGTGGAGTCGGCCGCGGCAAGACCCCTCTGATGGACATGTTTTACCGTGCCCTGCCCTTCAGGCAAAAACAAAGGCGCCACTTTCACCGTTTCATGTACGAATTGCACGCACGGCTAAAAAACCCCAAGCATCGGCAGGACCCGGTCAAAGATATCGCGGCGCAGATCGCCAAAGACACCCGGGTCATTTGTTTCGACGAGTTTTTCGTGTCCGATATCGCCGATGCAATGTTGCTGGGCACGCTGTTCCGGGAATTGTTCAGGCGCGGCGTCACCCTGGTTGCCACATCGAACACACCGCCATCGCTTTTGTACCAAGGCGGTTTGCAAAGAGAACGATTTTTGCCGGGGATAACAGCGATCGAAACCCATTGCCAGGTCATGGAACTCGAAGGAGCCGAGGACTTTCGCCTGCGTATCCTCGATGAGGCTGAAATTTATCACGCGCCGCTCGATTTGCAGGCGGAAGCCAACCTGGCGGAGTACTTTGAGAAAATCTCCTGCCACGGCGGCAAGGCGGATCAGAATCTCATGGTCTGTGGCCGGACTATCGCTACCCGGCGGCTGGCAAATAGCATCGCCTGGTTTGATTTCGCGGCCTTGTGCGACGGCCCGCGGAGCCAGGATGATTACCTGGAACTGGCGCGGGGTTTTCATACCATCCTGGTCTCGGGCGTGCCGGCGATGGATTCCGCGGACAACGACCGCGCGCGCCGATTTATCGCGCTGGTCGATGAGTTCTATGACCGCAAGGTCAAACTGATCCTGTCGGCCGCGGTACCGGCCGAACAGCTTTATCGAGGCGAGCGACTGGCCTTCGAGTTCAGGCGTACGGTCAGCCGCCTGGCCGAGATGCAGACGCACGCCTACCTGGGGCAGGCGCACCTGGCCTGA